In Aristaeella hokkaidonensis, the following are encoded in one genomic region:
- a CDS encoding response regulator transcription factor — translation MANILFVDDESAIRDMLKTVLKLAGHSPMEAADADQARQILQGQDADLALVDIMMPGEDGFSLARDLIASGIPVLFLTAKTAVQDRVRGLRMGAEDYVLKPFEPEELLARIDVILRRTQPKVYEEKNLRVDFDGRSVIVRGKPVTMTMTEFDLLALLVRNAGAALSRDKILSSVWGWDFIGETRTVDVHIQHLRAKLGNNTIETIYKYGYRWNGGVSDT, via the coding sequence ATGGCAAACATTCTGTTCGTGGACGATGAATCCGCAATCCGGGATATGCTGAAAACAGTGCTGAAACTGGCGGGTCACAGCCCCATGGAAGCGGCAGACGCAGACCAGGCACGGCAGATTCTGCAGGGGCAGGACGCTGATCTGGCACTGGTGGATATTATGATGCCCGGAGAAGACGGCTTTTCGCTGGCAAGGGACCTGATTGCTTCCGGAATACCGGTGCTGTTCCTGACAGCCAAAACCGCTGTGCAGGATCGGGTCCGCGGACTGCGAATGGGTGCGGAAGACTATGTTCTCAAGCCCTTTGAACCGGAGGAGCTGCTTGCGCGCATCGACGTGATTCTCCGGAGGACCCAGCCGAAGGTTTATGAGGAGAAGAACCTGCGGGTCGATTTTGACGGCCGCAGCGTCATCGTGAGGGGAAAACCGGTGACAATGACGATGACGGAGTTTGACCTGCTGGCGCTGCTGGTGCGGAACGCCGGGGCGGCCCTCAGTCGGGACAAGATCCTGTCGTCTGTGTGGGGATGGGACTTTATCGGGGAAACCCGTACGGTGGACGTGCATATCCAGCACCTGCGGGCGAAACTGGGGAACAATACCATTGAGACAATCTATAAGTACGGCTACCGCTGGAACGGGGGCGTCAGCGACACATGA
- the pdxA gene encoding 4-hydroxythreonine-4-phosphate dehydrogenase PdxA, with product MNRPLIAIPMGDAAGIGPEIVLKTIADAQTQETARCVVIGDKGVLELAGTYPGMPEVRINVIREPAEGEYAPGVLNLIDLHNIDLSRLKVGTVDGMCGKAAYEYIAESIRLANEGLADAVATTPINKESLRAGGVPYIGHTEIFGALTGTEDPLTMFEVRGMRVFFLTRHVSLRQACDLVTKDRIKDYVKRCTEALRRLGVTEGTMAIAGLNPHSGEHGLFGNEEVEQIYPAVEELRQEGYDVAGPIGADSVFHLALQGRYNSVLSLYHDQGHIATKTLDFERTIAVTNGMPILRTSVDHGTAMDIAGKGIASAVSMIEAVRVAVKYAPAFSEKIRIQN from the coding sequence ATGAACAGACCTTTGATCGCGATCCCCATGGGAGACGCTGCCGGAATCGGACCGGAAATCGTGCTGAAGACCATTGCCGACGCACAGACGCAGGAGACTGCCCGCTGCGTGGTGATCGGGGATAAGGGCGTGCTGGAACTGGCCGGGACTTATCCCGGAATGCCGGAAGTGCGGATCAACGTGATCCGGGAACCGGCTGAAGGAGAGTATGCCCCCGGGGTGCTGAACCTGATTGACCTGCACAACATTGACCTGAGCAGGCTGAAGGTGGGCACCGTGGACGGCATGTGCGGCAAGGCTGCCTACGAATACATTGCAGAAAGCATCCGCCTGGCGAACGAAGGCCTGGCGGACGCCGTGGCCACCACACCGATCAACAAGGAATCCCTGCGGGCCGGCGGGGTTCCCTATATCGGCCATACGGAGATCTTTGGGGCGCTGACAGGGACAGAGGATCCCCTGACCATGTTCGAGGTGCGGGGAATGAGGGTATTTTTCCTGACGCGGCACGTATCCCTGCGGCAGGCCTGCGACCTGGTGACAAAAGACCGGATCAAGGATTACGTCAAACGGTGTACGGAAGCGCTGCGCCGGCTGGGCGTGACGGAAGGAACCATGGCGATTGCCGGACTGAATCCCCACAGCGGGGAGCACGGGCTGTTCGGAAACGAAGAGGTGGAACAGATATATCCCGCGGTGGAGGAACTGCGGCAGGAAGGCTATGACGTGGCCGGGCCCATCGGGGCGGACTCGGTGTTCCACCTGGCGCTGCAGGGACGCTACAACAGCGTACTGTCCCTGTACCACGACCAGGGGCATATCGCCACCAAGACGCTGGACTTTGAGCGGACGATCGCCGTGACCAACGGCATGCCCATCCTGCGGACCTCTGTGGACCACGGAACGGCGATGGACATTGCGGGCAAGGGAATCGCCAGCGCGGTCAGCATGATCGAAGCAGTGCGGGTGGCGGTGAAATACGCGCCGGCGTTTTCAGAGAAAATCAGAATTCAGAATTAA
- a CDS encoding MFS transporter: MKLNVKRTCQIGFAFFGILLLWQVYDSWCPTFLTDLFAHRMYGLTSAELKASAPENILNVQWLVGIIMACDNLAALILLPVFGNLSDKTRTPIGKRMPYILVGTFVAAVAFPFIPLFFHQNNIAGMIIMMGIVLIFMMMYRNPAVALMPDITPKPLRAKANGIINIMGYLGGGFATILGVFLKLSDYINVTDRSTKMWIIEIPFLVASLLMVVSALVLFFTIKENKIEEEMKDELAEGERLAAIENPATDEGPMSPANRRMLLAILGAEFLWFMSDNAIGTYIGNYVIYYLQAASSATMILTLGGGLASAVGFLIAGGIAEKIGRKWTVSIGLIISFLATLIMIFVRPTGKVVGVNGEFSFPAILFGVWALKGFGMALVHNCSFPMVVELCTSKKIGKFTGYYYAASMSAQTVTPVLLGLIFMKTGAWGALPVYSSILTVCSALVFILLVKNIKTRKIANASGLEAFAEED, encoded by the coding sequence ATGAAACTGAACGTAAAACGGACCTGTCAGATCGGCTTTGCTTTCTTTGGCATCCTCCTGCTGTGGCAGGTGTATGATTCCTGGTGCCCCACCTTCCTGACGGATCTGTTCGCCCACCGGATGTACGGGCTGACCTCGGCGGAGCTGAAAGCCAGCGCGCCGGAAAACATCCTCAACGTCCAGTGGCTGGTCGGTATCATCATGGCCTGCGATAACCTGGCGGCCTTGATCCTGCTGCCCGTCTTCGGCAACCTCTCCGATAAAACCCGGACGCCCATCGGCAAGCGGATGCCTTACATCCTCGTCGGCACCTTCGTTGCCGCGGTTGCCTTCCCCTTCATTCCCCTCTTCTTCCATCAGAATAATATTGCCGGCATGATCATCATGATGGGCATCGTCCTCATCTTCATGATGATGTACCGGAATCCCGCTGTGGCCCTGATGCCTGATATCACGCCCAAGCCCCTCCGGGCCAAGGCCAACGGTATCATCAATATCATGGGCTATCTCGGCGGCGGCTTTGCCACCATCCTCGGTGTCTTCCTGAAGCTGAGTGATTATATCAACGTCACGGACCGCAGCACCAAGATGTGGATCATTGAGATCCCCTTCCTGGTCGCCTCCCTCCTGATGGTCGTCTCCGCGCTGGTGCTCTTCTTCACCATCAAGGAAAACAAGATTGAGGAAGAGATGAAGGACGAGCTGGCTGAGGGCGAGCGCCTCGCGGCCATTGAAAACCCGGCCACGGACGAAGGTCCCATGTCCCCCGCCAACCGGCGCATGCTCCTGGCCATCCTCGGGGCCGAATTCCTCTGGTTCATGTCTGACAATGCCATCGGCACCTACATCGGCAACTATGTGATCTACTACCTGCAGGCTGCTTCCAGCGCCACCATGATCCTGACCCTGGGCGGCGGTCTGGCCTCCGCAGTCGGTTTCCTGATCGCCGGTGGTATTGCCGAGAAAATCGGGCGGAAATGGACCGTGTCCATCGGTCTGATCATTTCCTTCCTGGCCACCCTGATCATGATCTTCGTCAGGCCCACCGGCAAGGTGGTCGGCGTAAACGGGGAGTTCTCCTTCCCGGCCATCCTCTTCGGCGTCTGGGCCCTGAAGGGCTTCGGTATGGCCCTGGTTCACAACTGCTCCTTCCCCATGGTGGTGGAGCTGTGCACCTCGAAGAAGATCGGCAAGTTCACCGGTTATTACTACGCGGCCAGCATGTCCGCCCAGACCGTCACCCCCGTCCTGCTGGGCCTCATCTTCATGAAGACCGGCGCCTGGGGTGCCCTGCCCGTCTACTCTTCCATCCTGACCGTCTGCAGTGCCCTGGTCTTCATCCTGCTGGTCAAGAATATTAAAACCCGGAAAATAGCCAATGCTTCCGGCCTGGAAGCCTTTGCGGAGGAAGACTGA
- a CDS encoding glycerophosphodiester phosphodiesterase family protein, whose translation MRQYTASDFSGFYYAHRGLYDNHHGVPENSLPAFRAAVEKGYGVELDVQLSADGQVVVFHDDTLDRICGVHGKVIDYPLSDLQQMKLLDTEETLPLFTDVLAVLRQGAGPLIVELKTGPRNTELCEKTRELLRSYPGVFCIESFDPRIVLWFRKNAPEIFRGQLSQPREDYGTSLPALYSRLLADCRFSFLNKPDFIAYKIGARPARVLRKRGKGVLLVGWTSHDAVADSKDNDSVIFEYCAPPLRYKKT comes from the coding sequence ATGAGACAGTATACCGCTTCGGATTTCAGCGGTTTCTATTATGCCCACCGGGGCCTGTATGACAATCATCACGGCGTTCCCGAGAACTCCCTCCCGGCCTTCCGCGCCGCGGTGGAAAAAGGCTACGGGGTGGAGCTGGACGTCCAGCTTTCCGCCGACGGGCAGGTGGTCGTCTTCCATGATGATACCCTGGACCGGATCTGCGGCGTCCACGGCAAGGTCATTGATTATCCCCTCTCTGACCTGCAGCAGATGAAGCTGCTGGATACGGAGGAAACCCTGCCCCTGTTCACAGACGTCCTCGCCGTCCTGCGGCAGGGCGCCGGTCCCCTGATCGTGGAGCTGAAGACCGGTCCCCGGAATACAGAGCTGTGCGAAAAAACCCGGGAACTCCTCCGCAGTTATCCCGGCGTCTTCTGCATTGAGTCTTTCGATCCCCGGATTGTCCTCTGGTTCCGGAAAAATGCCCCGGAGATCTTCCGCGGCCAGCTGTCCCAGCCCCGGGAAGATTATGGCACGTCCCTTCCCGCCCTTTATTCCCGGCTCCTGGCGGACTGCCGTTTCTCTTTCCTGAACAAGCCTGACTTCATCGCTTACAAGATCGGCGCCCGTCCCGCCCGCGTCCTGCGGAAGCGCGGAAAAGGCGTCCTGCTGGTCGGCTGGACCTCCCATGACGCGGTGGCGGATTCAAAGGATAATGACAGCGTCATCTTTGAGTACTGTGCGCCGCCGCTCCGGTATAAAAAAACATAA
- a CDS encoding alpha-mannosidase — protein sequence MNKEITGQLRHVIDALAADLYHPLGEIVLEGFSAPSVLNLREAETYPREPWPAGTPWGMPWDYAWMFGRFTVPEEARGERIVMDLNPGGESVLYVNGKVFGARRGDRMAHPHQYISDQAVCRNAEGGETFEIALEVYGGTPLPDHPGRPVFPEEGVTFTRTGPAVTGRSTFGWWNEEAYQLWLDLTVLRDVHDYLEANDPFREALADGFARLLDTLDMEQPLPQRRQAYLDARQQIAPLVNAHNGTFAASMGVIANSHLDYAWLWPIEETRRKTARTFAAVLRLLKEYPEAKFLQSQCAEYELCRQHYPELFEEVREAIADGRWIADGGMWVEPDTNLAGGEALVRQFLYGRRYFREMLGVDSRVAWLPDTFGYSAALPQIIKGFGMTGLTTQKIFWSYNDSEPFPHHAFLWRGLDGTVIPSYLHMSYETAVDAKTVHTRWVSRLEKDGSRDFYLPFGQGDGGGGPTRDDLEQIRRQRDLQGAPRLYWMTPEDYLKKRNNGSLPIYRGELYFPCHRGTYTTQALIKKGNRRAEHVLRVWEMLAAMASFTGRAAYPAEELESAWKLLLTNQFHDILPGSSIARVYEQARMDIARVRDTAVRGAREALLAFCRNGLGLTVFNPSSHRITRVILADERFTGGAVTREGVRFQAAAYKDEALVLACLEPMSAVTMYPAEVPVHSNVTVRRQGSNYVMQNSVLRAVISKKGELLSMILLQDDRERVRTPSNVFHLYRDLPRHFDAWDIDSQTERREVPMDAEYEAEITCAGGLFAELKVTTRFSSSVITQWIRLTGEDEQLEFITEADWQERHRLLKVSFDTGIDADNADHKIQFGYISRPAHRSRQYDADRFEVCAHDWTVLRDATHGAALLNDCKYGVSVNDGVISLSLLRAPTYPDAAADRGRHRFIYAYRAWDGPLETSGVIEAAEALNDPLITVPGSSVPLRLLNSSDPAVTVESVKLSEDGTGDLVIRLYESMGGTRTVMIHPFLPFSAVCTCSLAEDPQDILPVSDGTFTLSFHPFQIITLRLARKR from the coding sequence ATGAATAAGGAAATCACCGGTCAGCTTCGGCACGTCATTGATGCGCTGGCAGCGGATCTTTATCACCCTCTGGGCGAAATAGTCCTGGAGGGCTTTTCTGCGCCTTCCGTCCTGAACCTGCGGGAAGCGGAAACCTATCCCCGGGAGCCCTGGCCGGCCGGAACCCCCTGGGGCATGCCCTGGGATTATGCCTGGATGTTCGGCCGTTTCACCGTGCCGGAGGAGGCCCGCGGGGAGCGGATCGTCATGGACCTGAATCCCGGCGGTGAATCCGTCCTCTACGTCAACGGAAAGGTCTTCGGCGCCCGCCGGGGTGACCGGATGGCTCATCCGCACCAGTATATTTCCGATCAGGCCGTCTGCCGGAACGCGGAAGGCGGCGAAACCTTTGAGATCGCCCTGGAAGTCTACGGCGGCACTCCCCTGCCGGACCATCCCGGTCGTCCCGTCTTCCCGGAGGAAGGCGTCACCTTCACCCGCACCGGCCCGGCCGTCACCGGGCGGAGCACCTTCGGCTGGTGGAATGAGGAAGCCTATCAGCTCTGGCTGGACCTGACCGTCCTCCGGGACGTGCACGATTACCTGGAAGCGAATGATCCTTTCCGGGAGGCCCTGGCAGACGGCTTTGCCCGCCTGCTGGATACCCTGGATATGGAGCAGCCCCTGCCGCAGCGCCGGCAGGCATACCTGGACGCCCGGCAGCAGATTGCGCCCCTGGTCAACGCGCATAACGGCACCTTTGCCGCCTCCATGGGCGTTATCGCCAACTCCCATCTGGATTATGCCTGGCTCTGGCCCATTGAGGAAACCCGGCGGAAAACCGCCCGCACCTTTGCGGCCGTCCTACGCCTGCTCAAGGAGTATCCGGAGGCAAAGTTCCTCCAGAGCCAGTGTGCGGAATATGAGCTTTGCCGCCAGCACTATCCGGAGCTCTTCGAGGAAGTCCGGGAAGCCATCGCCGACGGCCGCTGGATTGCCGATGGCGGCATGTGGGTGGAACCGGATACGAACCTGGCCGGCGGCGAAGCCCTGGTGCGCCAGTTCCTGTACGGGCGCCGGTATTTCCGGGAAATGCTGGGCGTGGACAGCCGTGTTGCCTGGCTGCCGGACACCTTCGGCTACAGTGCTGCCCTGCCGCAGATCATCAAAGGCTTCGGCATGACCGGCCTCACCACCCAGAAGATCTTCTGGTCCTATAACGACTCTGAACCCTTCCCGCATCACGCCTTCCTCTGGCGCGGGCTGGACGGCACCGTCATTCCCAGCTATCTGCACATGTCCTATGAAACCGCTGTGGACGCGAAAACCGTGCATACCCGCTGGGTCAGCCGGCTGGAAAAGGACGGCAGCCGTGATTTCTACCTGCCCTTCGGCCAGGGAGACGGCGGCGGCGGACCTACCCGGGACGACCTGGAGCAGATCCGGCGCCAGCGGGATCTCCAGGGAGCACCCAGGCTCTACTGGATGACCCCGGAGGATTACCTGAAAAAGCGGAACAACGGTTCCCTGCCCATTTACCGGGGAGAGCTGTATTTCCCCTGCCACCGCGGAACCTATACCACCCAAGCCCTGATCAAGAAAGGCAACCGCCGGGCGGAGCATGTCCTGCGGGTATGGGAAATGCTCGCCGCCATGGCCTCCTTCACCGGCCGTGCCGCCTATCCCGCGGAAGAGCTGGAAAGTGCCTGGAAACTGCTCCTGACCAACCAGTTCCATGATATCCTGCCCGGTTCCTCCATCGCCCGGGTTTATGAGCAGGCTCGGATGGATATCGCCCGTGTCCGCGATACTGCCGTACGCGGTGCCCGGGAAGCGCTGCTTGCCTTCTGCCGGAACGGCCTGGGCCTCACGGTCTTCAACCCCTCTTCCCACCGGATCACCCGGGTCATCCTGGCGGATGAGCGGTTCACCGGCGGTGCCGTCACCCGGGAGGGTGTTCGGTTCCAGGCTGCCGCCTATAAGGATGAGGCGCTGGTGCTTGCCTGCCTGGAGCCCATGTCCGCCGTCACCATGTATCCGGCTGAGGTCCCGGTCCACAGCAACGTCACCGTTCGCCGCCAGGGCAGCAATTATGTCATGCAGAATTCCGTCCTGCGCGCCGTCATTTCAAAGAAGGGCGAGCTGCTCTCCATGATTCTCCTGCAGGATGATCGGGAGCGGGTTCGCACACCCTCCAATGTGTTCCATCTTTACCGGGATCTTCCCCGGCACTTTGACGCCTGGGATATTGACAGCCAGACCGAACGGCGGGAAGTGCCCATGGACGCGGAGTATGAAGCGGAGATCACCTGCGCCGGCGGCCTCTTCGCGGAGCTGAAGGTTACCACCCGTTTCTCCTCTTCTGTCATTACCCAGTGGATCCGCCTCACCGGGGAGGACGAACAGCTCGAGTTTATTACCGAGGCTGACTGGCAGGAGCGCCACCGCCTCCTGAAGGTTTCCTTTGATACCGGCATTGACGCGGATAACGCGGATCATAAGATCCAGTTCGGCTATATCTCCCGTCCCGCCCACCGTTCCCGTCAGTATGACGCGGACCGGTTTGAGGTCTGCGCCCATGACTGGACCGTCCTGCGGGACGCCACCCATGGCGCGGCGCTTCTGAACGATTGTAAATACGGGGTATCCGTCAATGACGGGGTCATCAGCCTGAGCCTGCTGCGGGCGCCCACCTACCCGGACGCCGCGGCTGACCGCGGACGCCACCGGTTCATTTACGCCTACCGCGCCTGGGACGGCCCGCTGGAAACCAGTGGCGTCATCGAGGCTGCCGAAGCGCTGAACGATCCGCTGATCACCGTCCCCGGTTCTTCTGTGCCGCTTCGCCTGCTGAATTCCAGTGATCCCGCCGTCACCGTGGAAAGCGTCAAGCTGTCTGAGGACGGCACCGGTGACCTGGTGATCCGCCTGTATGAGAGCATGGGCGGTACACGCACCGTCATGATTCATCCCTTCCTGCCCTTCAGTGCGGTCTGCACCTGCTCCCTTGCCGAGGATCCGCAGGATATTCTTCCCGTATCGGACGGCACCTTTACCCTGTCCTTCCATCCCTTCCAGATCATCACCCTGCGTCTGGCCCGGAAGAGATAA
- a CDS encoding alpha/beta hydrolase family protein, producing MRKMSKMLAALLALVMTLTACGMAFAEQEARKIETPADADEWIQTLFGEHPEELDSAWELMPELKTALEAAGGMKAVAMQITSIGEVKEIQPAYQKEIQGYQFFYIPCIFSTTSVDIVLVTLDGAVAGVQTSIFSGKQEGSDLVGVELNLPVPELGELPGSLTLPAGDGPFPVIVLVHGSGPNDMDESIGYVRPFKDLAEGLAAKGVAVYRYDKRTYTYKAELADNYQLTLMEETVDDAVAAVQMLAQQEKIDPERIYVLGHSLGGIAIPMIDKVLKEQPAAACGYVMMAGSPRKLDELFREQYEFMFSTQPEVMEQAGMNKEDILSELDRLNDLDTLADSDAIQGAYAPYWKWLAEYDQLKMAEEITAPVLVLQGEEDWQVTMKDFEIWKEAFGDKENWTMISYPGLIHTMTPGVMNDVSANYAKAAKVDEKVIGDIAEFILEEKK from the coding sequence ATGAGGAAAATGAGCAAAATGCTGGCTGCGCTGCTGGCGCTGGTGATGACGCTGACAGCCTGCGGAATGGCTTTCGCGGAGCAGGAAGCGCGGAAGATCGAAACGCCCGCGGACGCGGATGAATGGATCCAGACGCTCTTCGGAGAGCATCCGGAGGAACTGGACAGCGCCTGGGAGTTGATGCCTGAACTGAAAACCGCGCTGGAAGCGGCCGGCGGTATGAAGGCGGTTGCGATGCAAATTACTTCCATCGGCGAGGTCAAAGAAATCCAGCCGGCTTATCAGAAGGAAATCCAGGGCTATCAGTTTTTCTATATTCCCTGCATTTTCTCCACGACGTCTGTGGATATTGTCCTGGTAACACTGGATGGCGCGGTTGCGGGTGTACAGACAAGCATCTTTTCCGGTAAACAGGAAGGAAGCGACCTGGTCGGCGTTGAGCTGAACCTGCCGGTTCCCGAACTGGGCGAGCTGCCGGGCAGCCTGACCCTGCCGGCCGGAGACGGCCCGTTCCCGGTGATTGTGCTGGTGCACGGCTCCGGCCCCAACGACATGGATGAGAGCATCGGCTATGTGAGGCCCTTCAAAGACCTGGCGGAAGGCCTGGCCGCGAAGGGAGTGGCGGTCTACCGCTACGACAAGCGGACTTATACCTACAAGGCAGAGCTGGCTGATAACTATCAGCTGACGCTGATGGAAGAAACGGTGGACGACGCAGTGGCGGCGGTACAGATGCTGGCACAGCAGGAAAAGATTGATCCGGAAAGGATCTATGTGCTGGGACACAGCCTGGGCGGCATCGCGATTCCGATGATTGACAAGGTGCTGAAAGAGCAGCCTGCGGCCGCCTGCGGATATGTGATGATGGCGGGCTCCCCCAGGAAGCTGGACGAGCTGTTCCGGGAACAGTATGAGTTCATGTTCTCTACGCAGCCGGAGGTTATGGAGCAGGCCGGGATGAACAAGGAGGACATTCTCAGCGAACTGGACAGGCTGAACGACCTGGACACGCTGGCAGACAGCGATGCCATTCAGGGTGCTTACGCGCCGTACTGGAAGTGGCTGGCGGAATATGACCAGCTGAAGATGGCGGAGGAGATCACAGCGCCGGTCCTGGTGCTTCAGGGTGAAGAGGACTGGCAGGTGACGATGAAGGACTTCGAAATCTGGAAGGAAGCCTTCGGGGACAAGGAAAACTGGACCATGATTTCCTATCCCGGACTGATCCATACCATGACCCCCGGCGTGATGAATGACGTGTCCGCGAACTATGCGAAAGCCGCAAAAGTGGATGAAAAGGTCATCGGCGATATTGCGGAATTTATCCTGGAAGAGAAAAAATAA
- a CDS encoding helix-turn-helix domain-containing protein yields MAQIQLNEQIAFLRRQKGLTQEALAQQLGVTNQTVSKWESGQCCPDIQLLPVLADLFGISVDELMGHTPSGSLDSLCLGLKSYFTNLPEGQSFEDAYRLAAQLHEIVMTDGYKKRLPWSEKNYAEENMTRWGLSACSEAPGNTLRSGNVLLFTRNDAYQSPKAAELRAIQAALKMLSDRKALKVFFALQDLTVRDPDLYVTADGIAAKAKLDIDETEEILSDLPVTVLEDGVTEKYRIEGSAAWLADVIRLVRL; encoded by the coding sequence ATGGCACAGATTCAACTGAATGAACAGATTGCCTTCCTGCGGCGTCAGAAAGGCCTCACCCAGGAAGCCCTGGCGCAGCAGCTGGGCGTCACCAACCAGACCGTCTCCAAATGGGAGTCGGGCCAGTGCTGCCCGGATATCCAGCTGCTGCCTGTCCTTGCGGATCTCTTTGGCATATCCGTCGATGAACTCATGGGTCATACTCCTTCCGGCAGCCTGGATTCCCTCTGTCTCGGCCTGAAGTCATATTTTACAAATCTCCCGGAAGGGCAGAGCTTTGAGGATGCCTACCGCCTGGCTGCCCAGCTGCATGAGATCGTCATGACCGACGGCTATAAGAAGCGCCTGCCCTGGAGCGAGAAGAACTATGCGGAGGAAAACATGACCCGCTGGGGGCTTTCCGCCTGCAGCGAGGCTCCCGGAAACACCCTGCGCAGCGGCAACGTCCTCCTTTTCACCCGGAACGACGCGTACCAAAGCCCGAAGGCAGCGGAACTCCGCGCCATACAGGCCGCCCTGAAGATGCTCTCCGACCGGAAAGCGCTGAAGGTGTTTTTTGCCCTTCAGGATCTTACCGTCAGGGATCCTGACCTGTATGTCACCGCAGACGGGATTGCGGCAAAGGCAAAACTGGATATAGACGAAACAGAAGAAATCCTGTCAGACCTTCCTGTCACGGTACTGGAAGACGGAGTCACGGAAAAATACCGCATTGAGGGCAGCGCCGCCTGGCTGGCGGACGTCATCAGGCTGGTCAGGCTGTAA
- a CDS encoding RNA polymerase sigma factor — protein MEIIRGGRQAGACANNESVLSAWYDAYGTEILRYCFMMLGNRTDAEDATQETFLKAWRSIGRFEAKNGCSARTWITRIAGNTCRDYLKRSWYKHESRLISPEDLKKLGNAPEEDRELIMDVMNLPEKYRQVLLLVSMQGMTIREAAECMQTSAATIFRRLEKARQMIA, from the coding sequence ATGGAAATCATACGCGGAGGACGGCAGGCAGGGGCCTGCGCAAACAATGAATCTGTTCTTTCCGCATGGTATGACGCCTATGGCACAGAAATCCTGCGCTATTGCTTTATGATGCTGGGCAACCGGACAGATGCGGAAGACGCTACCCAGGAGACATTCCTGAAGGCCTGGCGGAGTATTGGCCGTTTTGAAGCGAAAAACGGATGCTCTGCCCGTACATGGATTACCCGGATTGCAGGAAACACCTGCCGGGATTACCTCAAAAGAAGCTGGTACAAGCATGAAAGCAGACTGATTTCCCCCGAAGACCTGAAAAAACTTGGAAATGCTCCGGAAGAAGACCGGGAGCTGATTATGGACGTGATGAACCTGCCGGAGAAATACCGCCAGGTGCTCCTGCTGGTATCCATGCAGGGAATGACGATCCGCGAAGCGGCGGAATGCATGCAGACCAGCGCGGCTACCATATTCAGAAGACTGGAGAAAGCCAGGCAAATGATCGCCTGA
- a CDS encoding DUF3021 family protein translates to MKEKIKYLNWLVKEIMASFAGGVVTLCAMSWLMGDLGAKVSPIFSLGKSGISLETLMQFLLLAVFSVVVKDVFMTDRWIKNMSVFLRKTLYFFVIVLGVFVMSRLWKWFPADAASAWIVFGIFFAVAMVITTILTRTKEITENNKLQEALEEFKKRKTEE, encoded by the coding sequence ATGAAAGAAAAAATCAAATACCTCAACTGGCTTGTGAAAGAAATTATGGCAAGCTTCGCCGGGGGCGTGGTGACTCTGTGCGCAATGAGCTGGCTGATGGGCGATCTGGGAGCGAAAGTATCCCCCATATTCAGCCTCGGGAAAAGCGGGATTTCGCTTGAAACCCTGATGCAGTTCCTCCTGCTCGCGGTGTTTTCCGTCGTGGTGAAGGACGTGTTCATGACGGACCGATGGATCAAAAACATGAGCGTTTTCCTGAGAAAGACCCTCTATTTCTTCGTGATCGTACTGGGCGTGTTCGTGATGAGCCGCCTGTGGAAATGGTTCCCGGCAGACGCCGCCAGCGCCTGGATTGTCTTCGGCATATTCTTCGCTGTGGCGATGGTCATTACCACAATACTGACCAGAACCAAGGAAATAACGGAGAACAATAAACTGCAGGAAGCGCTGGAAGAATTCAAGAAAAGAAAAACAGAAGAATAA
- a CDS encoding LytTR family DNA-binding domain-containing protein, translating to MKIDIDINDQYPETSVTIHAPRLSQDIEKLIAMMRMLDMQVSAEKNGETYILDANKILYIEAVERKTFIYTETEMYESELKLYEVEEQLLERDFLRVSKQTIVNLRMIKSLKADINRKIRLTLQNGEQIMVSRMYSDELRQKLGVR from the coding sequence GTGAAGATAGATATCGACATCAACGACCAATACCCGGAGACATCCGTAACGATCCATGCCCCGAGGCTGAGCCAGGACATTGAGAAACTGATCGCGATGATGCGGATGCTCGATATGCAGGTCAGCGCGGAAAAGAACGGGGAAACCTACATCCTGGACGCCAACAAGATCCTGTATATCGAGGCAGTGGAACGGAAGACCTTCATCTACACAGAGACGGAGATGTATGAGTCTGAACTGAAACTGTACGAGGTGGAGGAACAGCTTCTTGAAAGGGACTTCCTGAGGGTCAGCAAACAGACGATTGTGAACCTGAGGATGATCAAGAGCCTGAAAGCGGACATCAACCGGAAAATCAGGCTGACCCTGCAAAACGGAGAACAGATTATGGTTTCCCGCATGTACTCGGACGAGCTGCGCCAGAAGCTGGGGGTGAGGTAA